In the Gammaproteobacteria bacterium genome, GAATGTTCCAGGAAGCGGCCCATCACGGAACGCACCTGGATGTTGTCGGAGACGCTGGCGATGCCGGGACGCAGGCAGCAGATGCCGCGCACGATCAGGTCGATCTTCACGCCCGCCTGCGAGGCGCGGTACAACGCCCGGATGATCTGCGGTTCGAGCAGCGAATTCATGCGCGCCATGATGCGCGCCGGTTTGCCCGCCCTGGCGTGCGCGGTCTCGCGGTCGATCTTGTCCAGCATGGCCTTGTGCAGCGTGAAGGGGGATTGCAGCAGGCGGCGCAGTTTGGTGACCTTGCCCAGGCCGGTCAGTTGCTGGAAGACGCGGTGCACATCCTCGCAGATGGTGCGGTCGCAGGTGAACATGCCGAAGTCGGTGTAGGCGCGAGCGGTGCCGGCGTGGTAGTTGCCGGTGCCGAGATGTACGTAGCGTTTGAGGCGATGGCGCTCGCGGCGTACCACCAGCGTCATCTTGGCATGGGTCTTGTGGCCGACCACGCCGTAGGTCACGTGCGCGCCGGCATCCTGCAGCCGGTTGGCGAGCTGGATGTTGGCTTCCTCGTCGAAGCGCGCGCGCAGCTCGATCACCACCAGCACCTCCTTGCCCGCCTTGGCCGCGTCAATCAGCAGTTCGACGAGCTGCGACTCGGTGCCGGTGCGGTACAGGGTCTGCTTGATGGCCAGCACCTCGGGGTCGCGCGCCGCCTGGCGCAGAAACTCGATCACCGGCGTGAAGCTCTGGTAGGGATGATGCAGCAGCCAGTCGCCTTCGCGGATCAGGCGAAAGATGTTTGCGCTGGTCGTGAAGCCTTCCGGCAGTCCCGGCGTAAAGGACGGGTACTTGAGATCGGCCCGCTCGACCAGGTCGGGCACCGCCATGAGGCGTTTGAGATTGACCGGGCCGTTGACCTGGTAGAGGTCCTCCTCGCCCAGGTTGAAACGGCGCAACAGGTAGTCGGCCGCCTCGCTGGTGCAGTTGTCGGCCACCTCGAGACGCACCCCGTTGCCGTAGTTGCGCTGCGGCAGTTCGCCTTCCAGTGCGCGCA is a window encoding:
- the ppk1 gene encoding polyphosphate kinase 1; amino-acid sequence: SLLAFNRRVLELARDESVPLLERLRFLCISASNLDEFFEVRVAGLKQQVDLGVNSSGPDGLSPGEQLHRLSIEAHELVDQQYCVLNNELIPALATEGVHFVRRTHWTPEQATWVKGYFSRELLPMLSPLGLDPAHPFPRILNKSLNFIVTLDGKDAFGRESRMAIVQAPRALPRLIRLPQEVAKGEYSFVFLTSILHAHVSDLFPGMRASGCYQFRLTRNSDLFVDEEETEDLLRALEGELPQRNYGNGVRLEVADNCTSEAADYLLRRFNLGEEDLYQVNGPVNLKRLMAVPDLVERADLKYPSFTPGLPEGFTTSANIFRLIREGDWLLHHPYQSFTPVIEFLRQAARDPEVLAIKQTLYRTGTESQLVELLIDAAKAGKEVLVVIELRARFDEEANIQLANRLQDAGAHVTYGVVGHKTHAKMTLVVRRERHRLKRYVHLGTGNYHAGTARAYTDFGMFTCDRTICEDVHRVFQQLTGLGKVTKLRRLLQSPFTLHKAMLDKIDRETAHARAGKPARIMARMNSLLEPQIIRALYRASQAGVKIDLIVRGICCLRPGIASVSDNIQVRSVMGRFLEHSRVFYFENAGEPEVYLSSADWMQRNFFRRVEVAFPVPDPELRARVIEEGLEYYLSDNTQAWVLQRDGSYRRAKPGNAKPRSAQQMLLERYQGS